The sequence AGGGCGCGGCGCGCCTCCGCCGGGCGAACGTGGAGTTTGTCCAGCGGGTCGTGGCAGCCGCCCAAGGCCTGGATGCAAGGTTCCTGACCTTTGGAACGATACAGGAACATTTTCCGAATCTATGCGCGACCAATCCCTACCTGGACTCCAAGCTTGAGCTTGGCGGATGGATGGCCGTCCAAGCAGGCAACCCCAGGGCCGCCGGGCGGTTTCTCCACCTCCGCCTGCATACGCTTTATGGAGGCGAGCCGAAGCCGCACATGTTCATTGGCCAGATTGTCCGTTCGCTGCGGGACCAGACCGTCTTCCGCATGTCATCCGGAGACCAGCTCCGGGAGTACCACCACGCCGACGATGTCGCCCTCGGGGTCCGGAACCTGCTCCAGCGCGACTGGAGCGACCTCCCGGGCCCCTCGCTTGACTTGAATTCAGGCGAGCCCTTGAGGCTGGCCGACCTTGCCCGGGGCATTTTCACGGCGTTCGGCGCTGCTGGACTGCTCGAGATCGGCGCGCTGGAGCGCCCGGCCCAGGAGAATACCCGGGAAGTGTTCCCCCGATCCCCTGAATGGCTGCTTCCCGCATCCCGCGAGCCCCTGAGCGGTGTGGTGGAACAGTTGCTGTCTAGAGGCAAGGCGGAACGCCATCCGCATTGATGGAATCCCGGAAGATCACCCTGGGACGGTTTTTCGCGTCATCGAAAACACGGCTCAGATACTCGCCCAGCACACCGAGAAAAATGAAGGTCACGCTGTTGAGCATCAGCGTCAGCACCACCAGCGTGGTGAAACCCGGCAGGGGAGTTCCATGGAGGATGCGCCCGTAAAGGTAATAAAGAGACAACAACATGGACAGCACGAACAAAATGATTCCCAGGATGCCGATCAGCCTCAGGGGCGCTTTGGAGAAGGCCGTCAATGCATCGACCGCGAGGGTGAGGTAGTGCAGGAAGCTGAACTTGCTGGCGCCGCCGATGCGGGGTTGGCGGTCATAGAGCACTTCCGCCTGGCGGAATCCCAGGTACGACACCAGGCCTCGCAGGTAGAGATTCCGTTCCGGGAGATTTCTTAGGACCTCCACGACCCTCCGGTCGAGCAGCCGGAAATCGCCGGAATCCTTCGGGATCGGGAAATCCGAAAGTTTGTTCAATAAACGGTAGAAGAGGGAGAAGGCCAGCCGCAGAAACCAGGACCCGTGCCGCGTGGCGCGGACCCCATAGGCGACATCGAAGCCCGCTTCCCACTTTTCGACGAACTTCGGGATCACGGCGGGGGGGTCCTCGAGATCGGCATCGAGCTCCACGACGGCGCTTCCGGTGGCCATTGAAATCCCGGCGAAGACGCTGTTCTGGTATCCGAAATTCCGGGAGAACCGGAAGGCCTTCAGGTGGGGGCGGTCCGCGGCCAGCCGGTTCACCACCTCCCAAGTGGAGTCGGTGGAGGCATTGTCGGTGATGATGATTTCGAGTTCATAGGCGCCCAGCTCTTCACGGAAGAGCCGCTCCACGGCTTCCACAGCCACGGGCAGGTTGGCGGCCTCGTTGAATGCCGGGATGCAGATGGAGATCCTCTTCGGCATATTCAGGAAACCCCGCAGGATGAGACGGATTTATTTGCGCTGACTGCGGCTGGCTTTGTCGTGTTGCCATGCGATCGAGAAAGGGTCATCGCGCAAGCATAGATTGAATCGGAATGGAGCGGGAGGCCGGGTTATGGAAACTCAGAGCCGGAACCCGCAGGAACGCCTTTGTTTCCGAGTGTTCTCAGTGTGGCCAGCCGCCTCATGTGCAAAAAAGCGTCCCACATGGACGGGGCTACCTCAGATCCTCCATCAGCCGCTTCGCTCCTGGATGTTTGGGATCGGCTTTTAGGGCGGCCTGGGCGGCTTGCCGGGCTTCATCATGCCGGTTGAGGTCCTTCAGGATCTGGCCGCGCCGCCATTGCACCGAAGCGATGCCCCCGATGCCGCCTTCGAGGGGCTCCTTCAGGGCCTGGTCCAGGTAGGCGAGGCCTTCCTCGCGGTGGATGCCCGCCCGGGCGGCGATCTTGCCGAGCTGGACCTTCATGAGGCTCGGGAGGTCGCAGTGGTGGAGGGAATCATGCGCTGTTTTCCAGGACGATTCGGGAACACCCCCATCCAACAGCGCATCGCAAACAGCCTGGATGCCCCGGGCCCGTCCTTTGACGGTAGGGAGCAGACGCATGGCTTCGGCGGCGCACTGGGCGCGCTGGGCGCTTTCGCCCAGGGTCTTGCGCGTGGACCGGCTGCCCAGGGCATCCAGGTAGCCATAGACCACTTCCGGATCGCCCGGGGCGGTGGAGAGGGCCCGCAGGAAATAACCTCTGGCATCGTTCCATCGGCCATCCATGGACAGCACCATGCCCTGCAGAAGATCGCCGCGGGCAGGGTTGACCTTGCGCAGGTTGTCGGCGCAGGCCAGCGCCTTTTTGGTGGAGCCCCCGAACAGGCCCGGGAGCTGCTCATAGGCCAGGCCCAGGCTCATCCACGCGGATGCCAGGCCCGGGTCCGCCTGGGCGGCGGCGCGGAAATCATCCATGGCGCCCGAGGCGCCCCGCAGGCTCCCCAAATTCCGCTGCTGGATGGCGGTGCCAGCGCGGGCCAGTCCACGGGCCAGCAATCCGTCGGCGAGATCCCCTTTCCGTTCCAAGGATTTCTGGGCGGCGGCGCCCGCCTCGCCGAACCGCATCAAGGCTGCCAGGGCCTGGGATTTGGCCGCCCAGGCCAGGGCATCGCCAGGGTCCCGGCTGAGGCGGGTTTCCGCATCCGAGAGGACCTTCAGATATCGGCCCTCATCCAGATCCAACCGCGGATTGTAGGCGCCCTGGGCCGCCAGCAGGGGCATGGCCATGAGGGCGAGGGCGCGTCGAGGATTCATATGTCCTGAAGTGTAACTGTAGGAGATAAAGTTCGATAAAGCTTGGCACATGCCGGTGGTCCGCCCCCGCGCTTGGTCGGAGGGGCGCTTCAAGGTAAGGTGGGACCTTCATTCGTAACGATACTGGAGGTTTTTCAAGATGCTGATGAAAGGTATGCGCGGTCTGATCGTCGGGGTCGCCAACAAGCGGTCCATCGCCTGGGCCATCGCACGGGCTTGCGCGGACAACGGCGCCCAATTGGCCCTCACCTATCAGAACGAGCGCCTCGGCGAGAATGTGAAGGAACTGGCCAAGGAACTGGAAAATCCGCTGCTGCTGCCCCTGGATGTGAGCGACGACGCCCAGATCAAGGCCGCGTTCGATTCCTTGGGCGAACAGTGGGGCAAGCTCGATTTCATGGTCCATGCGGTGGCCTATGCCCCCCGCCAGGCGCTCGAGGGGGATTTCGTCTCCACCTCCCGGGAGGATTTCCGCATCGCCCAGGACATCAGCGTGTACAGCCTGCCGGCCCTCGCCCAGGGCGCGAAACCCCTGATGACCGAAGGTGGCAGCATCATCGCGCTGAGCTACCTGGGCGGGTCCCGGGTGATGACCAACTACAACGTCATGGGCGTGGCCAAGGCCGCGCTGGAGTCCTCGGTGCGCTACCTGGCTTCGGATCTGGGGCAATTCGGGATCCGGGTGAACGCGCTCTCCGCCGGTCCGCTCAAGACCCTGGCCAGCAGCGGCATCGGAGGGTTCTCCACCATCCTGAGCCACCACCGGAAGCATGCGCCGCTCAAGAAACTCGTGGAACTCGAAGAAGTGGCCGACGGCGCGCTGTTCCTGCTCAGTCCCATGGGCCGCGGCGTCACGGGCCAGACCATCTACGTCGATGGCGGCTATTCCATCATGGCGATCTGAGGCGAAGCCTTTGGCCCATGATGACCGCCTTTGCGGAATCGCTGAGCGAGGTGCGTTTCTAATGGTCTCCGGGGCATGGACAGTTGTTGCGTGACAGCCTGGAAATGCGGGCATCGGGAGTCTAGATGATCTATGGGGTGCTTTCCTTTTTGGGCGCATTCGTCCTGTTCTTGTTTGAACCCTTCCTGGGGAAGGTGCTCACCCCGCGTTTCGGCGGCGGCGCCAGTGTGTGGATCGTCTGCATGCTCTTCTTCCAGGCGGTGCTGCTGTGCGGATACGCTTACGCGCACGTCTTGAGCCGCAGCGGGGAATCCAGGCGCCAGTCCCTGTGGCACAGCGCCCTGCTTTGGGTAGTCCTGGCGCTTCTGGGATGGGCCTGGATCCGGCATGGGAATCCCCTGATTTCAGACGTTCTGCCGGAACCTGGCCAAGGCATTCCAGCGTTGCTATGGATCCTGCTCCGCACCGCCGGATTGCCGATGATCGCCCTCGCGGCCACCTCCCCGCTGGTGCAGCTGTGGTTTGTCCAGGCCCACTCAGGGCGTACCCCCTACCGTCTCTACGCGTGGTCCAACGCGGGTTCCCTGGGGGGACTGCTGGCCTATCCTTTCGCGGCAGAACCGATGCTCAGCACTCCGGCGCAGGGAATCCTGATCTTTCTGCTCATCGGGGTGTTTGCCTTGGGGATTTGGACGCTGCACCGGGCCGCCGTGCGCAACGGCGATTCGCCGTCAGGACCCGAGGCCCCGCCGACGGTGGATGCAGAGCCGGAAACAGGAGTGCCCGCGGCGTCCGCAAGCCCGCTCACGCCATGGTTGTGGGTTCTGGCATCGGCCATGGGCTCTGCGATCCTCATGGCTTCGACCAATAAAATGACCATGGAAATCGCGGCCATCCCGCTTCTGTGGATCCTGCCGCTGGTCCTGTACCTCGGCACCTTCATCCTGGTCTTCGACGCGAAGTGGAAGCTCAGCTGGGGCTGGTGGCCCGCCGTGTGGCTCCTGTTGTTCGCCGCCGCCGCCTACCTGGCCATCGTGGCCCGGTCGGATACGAAACACCAGGTCCTGATGCCGCTGCTTGAAGGCTCCATCATCACCTTTGCGGGCTGCATGGTGTGCCATGGGTTCCTGTTCGAATCGCGTCCCGCACCCTCGGGGTTGACTCGCTTCTATCTGCTCATCGCCGCCGGGGGCGTCCTGGGCGGGCTGTTGGTGGCCCTTGCGGCGCCTTTCGCCTTCAATCGGATCTATGAATTCGGCATCGCCATGCTCGGCGTGGCCATCGTCGGGTTGTTGACGGCGCGCGAGCTCGGAGGGGCCAAGGGCAATCTCATCGCCATATCGGCCTTGGCGGCCATGGTGGCGGGGGGATTTTCCTTGAAAGCGGAAGGAAAGAGCCGGGGCCACTACCTGAGGAATTTCTACGGCATCATCCGCGTCCTCCGGATCGAAAATCTGTTGGAGCTTTCCAACCTCAAGACACTCCATGGGTTGGTGGATCTCAAGGCGCCCGGCAACCCGCTGGTCTACTACACGCCGGATTCCGGCATCGGGCGTGTCCTGCGGATGGAAATGGCGCGCAAGCAAGGCCTGCGGGTCGGTGCGGTGGGCCTGGGCGTCGGTTCCGTGGCGGACTATGGGCGCGAGGGGGACGAGTATGTCTTCTACGAGATCAATCCGCTGGTGATCAATCTCGCCGGGCCGGATTCCCAGGTGTTTCCACTCTTGAGGAATTCGAAAGCCAAGATCGAAGTGGTGGAGGGGGACGGCCGGATCTGCCTTGAGCAAGAATTGCGGGAAGGCCGGGCGAGGGGATATGACGTGCTGCTCATCGACGCCTTTTCCGGCGATTCGGTTCCTTGGCATCTGCTCACGGTGGAGGCGTTCCAGACCTATCTTCGCCACCTGGCGCCGGATGGCGTGCTGGTGCTGCATGTGAGCAATCCGCTTCCGGTCGACCGCATCGCCTTGAGCAGCGCCAAAGCCTTGGATCTTTATGGTGCTTATCTGGTCGACCTCGGGCCTTCGGCCGGCAAGGTGAATCCATTGCATTCGGTGAGCGATTACATCGTGCTCACCCGCGATGCTGCTCTGCTGAAAACGCCGATAATCCTGGAGCGCCTTCTCGCAGGCTTCGGCCCCAAGATCTACCGGGGCCAATCCGAGGGTTCTGCGCGCGTGGCCTTCCTCAGCGCCGATCGACCCTGGCGGGATGACCGCAACAGCCTTTCGCAGCTGCTGTTCAAGCGGACCGCGCTGGAAGAAATCGGGCGCTGGAACCTCGCGCAGGCGCCTAACCCTTCAGCTTCTCCAAAATCTCCAGCACCGCCTGCACATGGCCTTTCACGCTGACCTTCGGCCAGGCCTGGCGGATGACGCCGTCCGGATCCACCAGGAAAGTCGAGCGGATGATGCCCTCGACCTCCTTGCCGTACATCA comes from Holophagaceae bacterium and encodes:
- a CDS encoding glycosyltransferase family 2 protein produces the protein MPKRISICIPAFNEAANLPVAVEAVERLFREELGAYELEIIITDNASTDSTWEVVNRLAADRPHLKAFRFSRNFGYQNSVFAGISMATGSAVVELDADLEDPPAVIPKFVEKWEAGFDVAYGVRATRHGSWFLRLAFSLFYRLLNKLSDFPIPKDSGDFRLLDRRVVEVLRNLPERNLYLRGLVSYLGFRQAEVLYDRQPRIGGASKFSFLHYLTLAVDALTAFSKAPLRLIGILGIILFVLSMLLSLYYLYGRILHGTPLPGFTTLVVLTLMLNSVTFIFLGVLGEYLSRVFDDAKNRPRVIFRDSINADGVPPCL
- a CDS encoding NAD-dependent epimerase/dehydratase family protein — encoded protein: MVLFGARGQLGSALHSALDEGRGIRSYAWHELESILDDPHGLRSKVFEDRPCDVLFASGLTDPNEGAARLRRANVEFVQRVVAAAQGLDARFLTFGTIQEHFPNLCATNPYLDSKLELGGWMAVQAGNPRAAGRFLHLRLHTLYGGEPKPHMFIGQIVRSLRDQTVFRMSSGDQLREYHHADDVALGVRNLLQRDWSDLPGPSLDLNSGEPLRLADLARGIFTAFGAAGLLEIGALERPAQENTREVFPRSPEWLLPASREPLSGVVEQLLSRGKAERHPH
- a CDS encoding fused MFS/spermidine synthase; the protein is MIYGVLSFLGAFVLFLFEPFLGKVLTPRFGGGASVWIVCMLFFQAVLLCGYAYAHVLSRSGESRRQSLWHSALLWVVLALLGWAWIRHGNPLISDVLPEPGQGIPALLWILLRTAGLPMIALAATSPLVQLWFVQAHSGRTPYRLYAWSNAGSLGGLLAYPFAAEPMLSTPAQGILIFLLIGVFALGIWTLHRAAVRNGDSPSGPEAPPTVDAEPETGVPAASASPLTPWLWVLASAMGSAILMASTNKMTMEIAAIPLLWILPLVLYLGTFILVFDAKWKLSWGWWPAVWLLLFAAAAYLAIVARSDTKHQVLMPLLEGSIITFAGCMVCHGFLFESRPAPSGLTRFYLLIAAGGVLGGLLVALAAPFAFNRIYEFGIAMLGVAIVGLLTARELGGAKGNLIAISALAAMVAGGFSLKAEGKSRGHYLRNFYGIIRVLRIENLLELSNLKTLHGLVDLKAPGNPLVYYTPDSGIGRVLRMEMARKQGLRVGAVGLGVGSVADYGREGDEYVFYEINPLVINLAGPDSQVFPLLRNSKAKIEVVEGDGRICLEQELREGRARGYDVLLIDAFSGDSVPWHLLTVEAFQTYLRHLAPDGVLVLHVSNPLPVDRIALSSAKALDLYGAYLVDLGPSAGKVNPLHSVSDYIVLTRDAALLKTPIILERLLAGFGPKIYRGQSEGSARVAFLSADRPWRDDRNSLSQLLFKRTALEEIGRWNLAQAPNPSASPKSPAPPAHGLSR
- a CDS encoding enoyl-ACP reductase, whose product is MLMKGMRGLIVGVANKRSIAWAIARACADNGAQLALTYQNERLGENVKELAKELENPLLLPLDVSDDAQIKAAFDSLGEQWGKLDFMVHAVAYAPRQALEGDFVSTSREDFRIAQDISVYSLPALAQGAKPLMTEGGSIIALSYLGGSRVMTNYNVMGVAKAALESSVRYLASDLGQFGIRVNALSAGPLKTLASSGIGGFSTILSHHRKHAPLKKLVELEEVADGALFLLSPMGRGVTGQTIYVDGGYSIMAI
- a CDS encoding tetratricopeptide repeat protein, yielding MNPRRALALMAMPLLAAQGAYNPRLDLDEGRYLKVLSDAETRLSRDPGDALAWAAKSQALAALMRFGEAGAAAQKSLERKGDLADGLLARGLARAGTAIQQRNLGSLRGASGAMDDFRAAAQADPGLASAWMSLGLAYEQLPGLFGGSTKKALACADNLRKVNPARGDLLQGMVLSMDGRWNDARGYFLRALSTAPGDPEVVYGYLDALGSRSTRKTLGESAQRAQCAAEAMRLLPTVKGRARGIQAVCDALLDGGVPESSWKTAHDSLHHCDLPSLMKVQLGKIAARAGIHREEGLAYLDQALKEPLEGGIGGIASVQWRRGQILKDLNRHDEARQAAQAALKADPKHPGAKRLMEDLR